A genomic window from Microbacterium sp. ET2 includes:
- the ssb gene encoding single-stranded DNA-binding protein, with translation MTDTITLTGNIATIPEHKKILEGVPVTSFRLATSHRRLDRATGQWVDGETSYYTVQLFRQLAEHAVLSLSRGDRVIVTGRLKVREWDNGTRRGTTVELEADAIGHDLKFGTSRFTRSTASRPAGDAASAEGWAAPGVPAETTAEPPTDGWATSVPGSGEGSAESDAADADSPASVLSVAGERPF, from the coding sequence ATGACCGACACGATCACCCTCACCGGCAACATCGCCACGATCCCCGAGCACAAGAAGATCCTGGAAGGAGTGCCCGTGACCTCCTTCCGTCTGGCCACGTCGCACCGGCGCCTGGACAGGGCGACGGGTCAGTGGGTGGACGGCGAGACCAGCTACTACACCGTTCAGCTTTTCCGACAACTGGCCGAGCACGCCGTGCTCTCGCTCAGCCGCGGCGACCGCGTCATCGTCACCGGGAGGCTGAAGGTGCGCGAGTGGGACAACGGAACCCGCCGGGGAACGACGGTGGAGCTCGAGGCGGATGCGATCGGCCACGACTTGAAATTCGGCACGTCGCGCTTCACCCGCTCCACGGCGTCCCGACCCGCGGGCGACGCGGCCTCGGCGGAGGGATGGGCCGCACCCGGTGTTCCGGCCGAGACGACGGCAGAGCCCCCGACCGATGGGTGGGCCACGAGCGTCCCCGGATCCGGCGAGGGCTCGGCCGAGAGCGACGCCGCCGACGCGGATTCCCCCGCCTCGGTTCTGTCGGTCGCCGGAGAGAGGCCCTTCTGA